TCGCCCTGTGCGCCTCCGGCACCGCCACGCTCGAAGTCGCCTGGCATCGCGTCCCTATGGTCGTCATGTACAACGGCTCAAAATGGGGGTACCGGCTGGCGGGGCGATGGCTGATCCAGACGCCGCATTTGTGCCTGGTTAATATCCTCGCCGACCGCCGAATCGTGCCCGAGTTCATGCCCTACTACACGTCCACCAAGCCCATCGCCGCCGAAGCGCTCGACATCCTCGGCAGGCCCGCCCGCGCGGCGACCATGAGCCAGGATCTCGACGCGGTGATCCGCTCCCTGGGCACAACCAGTGCCGCCGAGCAGACCGCCCGGATCGCACTGGAGATGATCGCAGCAACACGACGCCAATGACGGCTGCGCGTTTCGCTACCCCCTGCCCGAGCCGCGGCCATCAGGAGCAAGGCGGAACCCGGATCGAGCACTCGTGCCCCGGACATCATCCCGAAGCCGGGGGCCCCGTTGAACAAGCCCCTCTGCCGGCGTAGACTGCCCGCACGGATCCACCGCTGCGATCAAAACCAGGAGGTACCGGCCATGAGAACCACCCCAACCTGGATGCTCGTTTGTTGTGCTGGACTGACCACCGCTATACGAAGTCCCGGCTCCGACTTCTCCAGCCTCTCCAAGCTGGATCACGGCAAGGTCCGGGCCGAGAACGGGCTCTGGATCGAAACCCCGCTGGAGCGACAGTTCAAGTCCGGCAAGGAAGTCGTCGTGGCCGACGTCAAAGGACCCGGCGTCATCACCATGATCCACTTCGCTCTGCCGAACTGGTCGGTCGGCAAACCCAAGGAATACACCCTCGGCCGCGAACTGCTCATCAAGATGTGGTGGGACGGCGAGGCGGAGCCGAGCGTCAACTGCCCGTTCGTGGACTTCTTCTGTGATCCGGCCGGCTTCCGCCAACAAGTCAACACCGCCCTGGTCAACAAGCGCCGCGGCTGGAACGCCTACTTCCCGATGCCATTCCGCCAGTCCGCCAGGATCACCCTGGTCTACGAGGGACCGCAAGAGGCAGGCGAGACGCTCTGGGCGATGATGCCCTGCTACTCGTACGTCATGTGGCGGTCACTCGACTCCGTGCCGGCCGACCAAGGCTACTTCCATGCCCACTGGCGGCAGCGCGGCCTGCTGATCGGCAAGGAGCAGTACGTCGCACTCGAGGCCAAGGGCAGAGGCAAGTTCGTCGGCTGGAACGTCACCATGCGGCGGCCGGGGTCCCCCGCCTATCCGGTGGACATGAACGAGAAGTTCCGTGTGGACGGCGAGAAGGAGGCCTCAGTCGAATTCCAGGGGATCGAAGACTCGTTCGGCTTCAGCTGGGGCTTCCCGGAGAACGAAAACGTGTTTCCGCTGGCCGGCTACTGGCCGTTCAAACAGGGCGCGATGGCCTACCGGTTCTTCATCCACGACAGCATCTCCTTCGAGAAATCACTCGACGTGGCCATCGGGTTCGGCGAAAAAGAGGATCCCATGTTCCACCGCGAGTTCAGCAAACCCGGCAGCACAATGCAGTTCTCCAGCACGGTCTACTGGTACCAGGCCGAGCCCCACGCCGCATTCCCGCCCATGCCCGCCGCGGCAGAACGCGAACCCGCACCAGAAGACCCCTTCTGGCCCGACAAAGAGCAACTCCCCAGCGAACAATCACTGCGCGACCGCCATGTGAAGCTGCACGTGATGTGCGGGCGCCCCAAGAAAGAGGTTTTCTTCGCCGAGCCCGGATTCGGCATGACCCCCCATACAGGCTACACCTTCGCCGGCTGGCCGCTGCCCGTCTATCACACGCGGGCGGACAACACCGAGCTCAAGATCGACCTCACCGTCCCGAAAGGCGCGGCCGGAACGCTGCGGCTGTATATCCTGGATCCGGACACCTTCGAGGGCGGCCGCCGCCAGCAGGTCTTCATCGGCGACCAGGATCTGGGCACGTTCGAGCGATTCCAGGAGGGCAAGTGGATCGAGACCGGAGTGACCTCGCCGCAAACGGAGGACGGCAGACTGGCGATCCGCATCAAGAACCTGAGCGCCCGCTCCAACGCAGTGCTGTCGGTCATCGAGTGGATCGGGGCGCGGTAAAAGCCATCCCACCCGGCGAATGCCGTGGAACTCGCATCAGGTTCGTCTGCTCAGGTCCATCGGGTCCGGGAGAAAAGCACGGGCCCCGCGCATCAGCCCTTGGCGAGCAGGTTCTTGGCCGATTCGATCAGCCGATCCATGCGGAACGGCTTGTTGATGTAGCCATCCGCGCCGAGGCTCTCGGCCCACTGCTGATGACGCTTGCCGGTATTGGCCGTGATCATGATGACGTAGGGCTTGCTGCCGCGAGGCTTCTTGCCCTTGAGTTTCTCGAGAACAAGAAAACCACTGCGCTGGGGGAGCATCGCATCCAGAATGATCAGGTCAATGCCGGCATCCTGAGCCTTCGTGGTGGCGGTGTTACCGTCAGTCGCCGTAGTAATCGTGGCCCCGATGTCCTTGAACGCGGCCTCGATCGCAACCAGAATGTCCGGGTCGTCATCGACGATGAGTATGTTCTTCCCGTCAAAAGGTTCAGCCATGACGATCTCTCTCCTGGGGTGCGCAGTCTACAGGGGATCAAACCTCACGAATCCCGTAGTGTAACTGCATTCGGCGACCAAAGCAACGGCATGACCCGCCCTATTCTCAGACCAGCCCCACGCGCCTGCGAACCGTCCATTCGACGACGAGCAGCGACACGAGGGCCAAGTACCAAATCCAGGGATGATCCCCCACCAGACGGATGCGCTCACTCTGTCGGAACTCCGCCTGACCGGCAGACGCCCGAATACGATCCAGAAGCCGGGGAAGATCCGCCAGGGGCACGTACTGCCCGCCGACCACCTCCGTCCGAGCGGCCATGCGCCTCAGGGTCTCGAGATCGGCCAGCGGCTCCGCGAGTTCCTGATCCACCAAGGCCACCACAAATGCAGCCTGAACCTTGTCCACGAGCTGCTCACCCGCGCGGGCGACGACTTCAACGTGGTATTCGCCAACGCGGTCTGGCGTCAGCCTGGCCTCGAAACCACCCTTTGCCCGCACAAACTGCACCGGAAGCACCGTACCGCCGGGCACCTTCAGCGATCCAGTCACTCGAATTCCGGCCGGTTCCTGCCCTGTATCGGGATCGATGACTCCTGCTCGCAGCTGGACCGAGTCTACCCCCGGCCGAAGACGCGCCAGGTCGTATCTCGGACGATCGGTGCTCGCCCAAACGTTCGGCCGACGGTCGGCCAGCCATAGCACCAACTGCCTCCAGAATCGCTGCTGCAGCTCGCGGCCCCGCGGGTCGGAAAACGACCACTGCCAGGTTGAATCGAAGGCTAATACGCCCACTCGCCCTCTGCCGGACTGCTGGACCACCATCAGCGGACTGTCATCCATGCTCCTGAGCAGCACCTCGGCCGAGGGAGCCGGACGGGCAAGCCGGGCACATCCCGCGAACGGCGGCAGCCGCACCCACGCCGCCCCGCTCGTGGCAACGTCCGGATCCAGCCGGCAGACCGGATGGACGCGCCCGGCATCCGTCAGCTCGAAAGGCACCGGCCCGGGCAGCTCGCCAACGGCCGATCCGCCAACCGGAAGCACCTCCGCCAGCGGGCCGTCAGCCAACCCTCCCCCCATCGTTCGTACACACCCAACAAGCACCAGCCCGCATTGGCCCCCCACCACGGCATCACGAAGCTCGGCCTGGATGGCCGGCGTCAGAAATCCCGACTCAATGTCCCCGATCAGCACCACACGATGACGACCCAACTCGGACCCAAGACCGCCACCCTCGCCGCGGTTGGCCTTGCGAACCAGTTGGTCGACATCCAGGCGGGTCACCCGCAACTCCCGGGCCGCGGCCAGAGCCCGCACGATCGCCGCCCGCTCATAGCGCGGGCGATCCACATACAAAACGGATATCGAATCCTGACTCACGCGGACAAACTGGGAGAGCTCCGCCGGCTCCGTGACCCCGGCCGCCGTCTTGGCTTCCACCGTCACCCGGTGCAGCCCCCCGTCGCTCATCGCCGGCGAGAACTCGATCCGCACCGACTCGCGAGGCAGGGTCGGCTCCACCCTCTTCGATGCGACTCGAACGTCGTCGATCAGCAGGGAAACCTCGACCTGCTGGCTCGCCAGCCCTGTGGCCAGAAACTCGGCCGCGACCGGCAGCCGGTTGTCGATGGCAATCTGCGACGGAGCGTCCAGTCGCCGTCCCTGCAGCCCCCGAACCTGTCCCACGGGCTGATCGCTGCCCACCCCCACTGCGTACAAGGGAATCCCCAGAGCCGCCAGATCAATGCCCACCTCCTCGGGCCGAGAGAGTACCGAAGCATTGTCCCTCCCGTCGGAAATGGCGATGACCCCCGCCACCTTCCGGCGGGTCTGTTCCAGGGCACCAGCCACCTGCCGAACCGCTTCCGCCAATGCGGTCGAACCCCCTTCGCCATCCAGATCCGCCGCCCCGCCAGACTTCGCTTCACGATCGAAGACGAACCACCGAATGTCCACGGACTCGCCGAGCCGATCCAGCGAAGCACCCGCTCGATCCACGCTCGCCTTCACGGCTTCCAGGCGGGTCATGAACGATGACCGGCTTGCGTCGCCGACAGGAACGGCGTCACGAACAGTCATCGAGCGGGAGTTGTCCAGGGCGAATCCAATGGCTGCGCGCTCGCGAACCACATGGGTCCACTGCAACACCGGCCCGATCACGACCATCAGAACCACGAACACAACCAGCACCCTGACTCCCGGCAGTAACCAGCGCCAAGGAAACGACAGCGATCGGTTCGTCCGTTGATAACTCCGCCACAGCCACAGAACCGACAGGATCCCCGTGACCAGGCAGGCGTATACCGGCATCGAGGAATCGAACGCAGGCCTGAAAACCATCACCGCCAGAACCACGACCAGGACCACGACCGATAAAACCAGCCATCGGGTCCGGCGACCGGTAGGACGACTGCCCTGGATAACGTACCGACCGAGCTCCAGCAATAACAGGCCAGCTGCGGCCGCCCACAACCAGCCCGCCAGGTCCGGAGTGTCAACTTCAAACGTGACGAAACCCATGGCTCCTGAATCATGATACTCCCGATAACCGCCGCGAGCGATCAGCGCCACGACCCCCTCCATTCACGACCCCCGCCACCCATCTGCCAAAGCACCTCCCCGGGTATGCCGAAATAGAGAGTATCCAGACCGTGTTTCTGGATGTGATTCATAACCCAGTGGCTCCGCCCTGCGTCCCAGAACCATGTCCATGAATCTGACCCGAGTCCTGATCGTCGATGACAGCGCGGTGGTCAGGAAGATCCTGGCCACCACTCTGGGAAGCGATCCGCGAATCGAGGTGGTCGGGGCTGCAACCGACGGCCGAGACGCCTTGGTGAAAATCCACTCGCTACGCCCCGATGTGGTCACGCTGGACGTGGAGATGCCCAGACTCAACGGCCTGGGCGTCCTGGAACGCGTGCCCAGCCGGGCACCCGTGGCATTCGTCATGGTTTCTTCGTTGACCCAGTCCGGCGCCCGGATCACCATGGAAGCCCTGCACAAGGGAGCGTTTGATTTCGTCACCAAGCCGCGCCCGGGTCGCATGACCGGATCCGCCGATTTCCGCACCCGCCTCTGCGAACGCGTGCTGGCAGCGGCCCGCAACAAGTACCGGCGACGTGTGATCTCCTCCAGGACAATCCCGACCAACGCCCCGTCGCTGCCACCCAGCCAGGTCCGAGGCTGGGTCGTCGCGATCGGTATCAGTTGCGGCGGCCCGCAGACACTCATGGAAATGCTCCCCGCGTTCCCCAGCGACTTCCCCCCCATCTTGCTGACGCAGCACATGCCTGCCGCGTTCACCTCCTCCTTCGCCAGGTACCTCAACGCCGCCTCTTCCATGACCGTTGTGCAGGCCACGCACCTCGCTCGTATTGAAAGCGGACACGTCTACGTCGCCCCCGGAAACCGACATCTCCGCATCAACCGCCGCAACGCCTCCCTGGTCATCGAACTCGACGACGGCCCCAAAGTCAGCGGGCACCGCCCTTCCGCTGACACCCTCTTCGATTCCGTGGCCCGCACCTGCGGCCCCTTCGCGATCGGCATCATCATGACCGGAATGGGCGCCGACGGCGCCCAAGGCCTTCGCCAGATGAGGCAGAATGGAGCCTGGACCATCGCCCAGGATGAACAAACCAGCCTCGTCTATGGCATGCCCAAAGAAGCCGTCAGGATCGGGGCGGCCGACGGCGTCGTTCCGCTTCCCAAGATCCCCCTGACGGTTGCCCGACTGATGTCACGCGGACCCAAGAAAGCCACAACCAGCCCTCAAACCCAGTCTCTCCAACTGTCGATAACTTGATCTGAAGGCCCACCCCGGTCTACAGTAGGGTAGCGACCCCACAGTGCGAGGAGGCCCGGTACGCCCCCTTTTCAGTCTCGCTGAAAGGACCGCTCGGATGAGTACACGGATCACGCCCCCACGGACTTCATGGAATGCAGCCTGCATCGCAACCGCTGCAACCCTCCTCCTCGGCACCGCCACGACCTGGGGGCAGGGCTTCACCGGCGGCATCTCCTACAACCGCGCTCACTCGCCTTCACTCAGCGGCCCGTCCAGATCGCTGACCAACAGCTTCGCCATGATGTCCGGCCAATCGCCGGCCAACGGCCTGGACACTCGGCGCTTCGGGGCAGCCAATACCATCCAGAACGCAAACGCCATGAGCTCTTGGCAGCGAATGGGTGCCCGATCGCGGGCCAACACCGCCCTGTCGTCCCCCTTCGGCCAACAAGGCCGCGCATCATTGACCAGATTGGCCGTCACCGGAAGCAGCCTCGCAAGCCCCGCAGCCGCCCCGGGCCTCAACTATCGACCGGCGAACCCGGGCAACTTGCTCACCAGACTCACCCCGGGCGGCAGCCGGCGCGGCCCGTCCATCGGTGACGTCGTCCAGGGAAGCCGGAGCTTCGACGCGACGGTGATCAGTTGGCAGAACACCACCAACTACTACGCAGGCGGTTTCCTGCCCAGCTCCGCAACCAACATGAACATGCCCACTTCTGAAAACCAGGTTCAAACTGCAAAAACCACTACCCCCAGGACCACGAGCGGCCCCGCCCCAGATGGGAGCGAGACGCCCGTCGAGCCAACCCAGATCATCACACCCGGCGCCGGGCAATTCACGCCCATCGAGGCTGAACGCCAGCGATTGGAGGCTGACCGCCAACTCATCGAGGAGCGAAGGAGTAGCTACGAGGCCAGGGGCAAGGAGCGATTCAAGCAGGTCCGCTACCAGGAAGCCAGAGACCTGTTGATGCTCGCGGAAACGGTCGCCCAGAACGACCTCGAGCAACGCGCCCGAGTCAGGCTGCTCTTGTTCTATACCCATATCGCGACCGAGGAATACAACCAGGCAACCGCTGACCTCAGATGGCTTGCCACATTCGATCGCACCGCCCGCGAGTATCGCGGACTCAAAGCCCTGCAGGAGGCTGTTCGAGATCCGGCGGGATTGAGCAGCACCCTCTTCAGAGACCAACCAGAGTTCGCCACCATCAGCACCAAAGTGCGTCTTTCCCTCCCCTCAAAAGAGCCCGCCTATATCGCCATCAGGGCCATGATGGCCTGGGCGGAACGCGACGCTACCGGAGCCTTGGCGCTCAGTAAGGAGGCCGCGGCAGCGTTCCGCGCCAAGCAACAGGAAGAGGAGAGGAAGAAGTCCGAGAAAGCCCAAGCCCCCGCCCGCGCGACAGACGAGAGCGCCCGACTCTACGAGGAAATGAACGAGTGGCCCATCCATTTCACGGCGATGATGTCCAAGGCCGCTGCAGCGGTCGCAGCGACCCCGTCAGCTCGCCCATGATGGCGTAAGAAAACCACCGGCCGGCCCTGAACAGCCGGCCCGCCCGGGGCCATAACCAGGTCCCCTAGACCGCGCCGTAAGGAAGACGCCAACGACCAAACCGGGCGAATCTCCAGGAGGCCCGTCGGGTATTGACTTGCCGGCCCCATGAACCGATAGTGCCATCCATGAGCGACGCATCAGCGATACGCAGGCTGACCTGGCGGCCATACCCGTTTATCTGGCGGTCGCTCCTCCTCCACTCAGTGGTCTTCGCCCTGTGTTTGTTCCTGTCCTTCATGGCCGCCTACGGACCCTACCCCCCCGAGCGAAACAGCGTTTTCGACTTTGGATCAGGCTACTACTACTACCATCCTGCCGCAGACAAGGGAACCGGAACCGGTCAGGAACTCGTCTACTGGTTCTCGCGCGAGTTCCTGACATTCCTCCCCGTCGCCCTTGTCATTAAAATAGCGGTTTTTGGTTTTCTTGGGATTTATAGGGAGTCATGGCGGTACGTCGGCCTGAGCGACGTATTCAGAATCACCACCGCCTCCTACATCAGCGCTTTCCTCTGCGTGGCAATGGCCTATCTCGGCACCTACGTGCTCATCCCCGCCGGTGTACTGTCCGAGCCCCCCGCCAAGTGGGTCCCCGACCGGGTCCTGCTGCTGGACTGGTTCTTCACTATGGTCCTGGTGGCCTCGGCCCGCATCAGCTACCGACTCTACTACGAGAAAGTCTACGATCCCACCGATGCGTCGGGAACGCGCCTGCTCATCGTCGGAGCCGGCGACGTGGGGGACTCCATCCTCCGCGAAGTCGTCCGCGACACCACCGCCCGCTACCACGTCATCGGACTCCTCGACGACAATCCCCGCAAACACGGAACACGAATTCGCGGCGTCGATGTGCTCGGGCCACCGGAAGCACTCCCGACCATCGCCGAGAAACAAGAGGTCCAGGAAGTCCTCTTCGCCATGCCCGACGCGCCTCAAAAACGTATCCGGGAACTCGTGAATCGCTGCACCAGGCAGGGCCTGAATCTCCGCTTCCGCACCGTGCCCGCGGTCAGCGATCTGATCGCAGGACGAGTCGAGATCAGTCAGATCAAGCCCGTCGATATCGAGGACCTGCTCGGCCGAGACCCCATCACCCTGGATAGCGATGCCATCGGCGACTACCTCCGGGACAAGGTCGTGCTGGTCACCGGCGCCGGCGGATCCATCGGCTCCGAAATGTGCCGCCAGATCTGCCGGTTCAAGCCCCGGCGATTGCTGCTCCTCGAACGCATGGAAAACGCACTCTTCGAGATCAATCGCCAGTTGGCCCGCAGCTTCCCGGACATCGACCGGGTGCCTTGCGTGGCCGACATCGGCGACTTCGATCGGATCCGGCAGATCCTGCGAACCGAGCGCCCCACCGCCATCTTCCACGCCGCCGCCCACAAGCACGTGCCTATGATGGAGTGGAATCCCGGAGAGGCCATCAAGAACAACATCGTCGGCACGCGAGTGCTGGCCGATGCCGCCAACGAGCACGGGATCGCCAAGTTCGTGATGATCTCCACCGACAAGGCCGTCAACCCCACCAGCGTGATGGGCTGCACCAAACGAGTGGCGGAGATGTACGTCCAGCAACTGTCCGCGGCAACCGGCGGCAAGACCGAATTCGTCACCGTCCGGTTCGGAAACGTCCTCGGCAGCAGCGGAAGCGTGGTCCCCATCTTCAAGGAACAGATCGCACGCGGCGGCCCAGTGACCATCACCCATCGCGACATGGTCCGCTACTTCATGACCATCCCCGAGGCCTCTCAACTCGTGCTCCAGGCCGGAGCCATGGGCAAGGGCGGTGAGATCTTCCTCCTGGATATGGGCGAACCGGTCCGTATCCTCCAATTGGCCGAGACCCTCATCACCCTGTGTGGCCTTCGCCCCAAGGACGACATCGAAATCGTTGAGACCGGTATGCGCCCAGGAGAAAAGCTCTTCGAAGAACTGTCTATCACCGGAGAAGACGTCAGCCGTACCGCCCACCCCAAAATCGGCATCATCAAGAAGCGACCCGAAGACTTCAACCGCGTCTGCCAGCGCATCCAGCTCCTGGTCAGCATCGCTGATACGGCCACATCCGAAGAGATCCGGCGCGAACTCCAGGCAACCGTCCCGGAATACACCCCTTCCGTCCCCGCCCCGGCACCCAGGCCCGCCGCCGCCCCGGACCGAACCCACCTCTCCCTGGCCGGCAACTCACCCAACCCCGAGCCCAACCGCGCATCCCCATCCCCCAGATAGTCGACCGCCGCAGCCGGGAAACCATCGCCGGACCTGAACCCAGGCCCACTCGCCCCCCTCACCCCCTGGACTGCTTCGCCAAGCCAAGAGACCTCCTCACCCAAAGGGCCAGCCCAGCTTTGACCTCCACCCGAAGTCAAGTATAATCGATTATCCCAAGGCGGCCCTTCGTTCCACCGCCGAGGGGTCCGTTCCACCTTGATGACACTGCCTGCGAGCCCGAACATGAAACCGCGACGGCCGCAAAACGTATAAGTAAGGGCAGCAATTCCGGTCGTGCGCTGCCTCGAATCGACGACAATGCGAATCGGCTAGGAAGCTTACCGAGGGCACGGACGTGGCAACTCTGATGGTACTGCAGGGTCCCGACAAAGGGCGAACCTACCGCACCCTCAACGAAATCGCCGTCCTCGGCCGCGAGAGCGACCAGATCCCCCTCACCGATCGAACCGTGTCTCGCCGCCATGCCGAACTGCACCCGGAGAACGGCGACTGGGTCCTCCACGACTGCAATAGCGTGAACGGCTCCTACGTCAACGGCGTCAGGATCCGAAAGCCGGTCAAGCTGAAACACGGCGATCAGATCAAAATCGGGGCCACGCTGCTGGTCTACGCGGGCGACCAGTCCCGAACCGAACTGAGCCCCGCCCACAGCCCCCGGGACCTGGTCGACCTGGACGTCAGCAGCGCCAACATGGACTCGGCCATCCTCTCCTCGGTATCCAGCGAGGAATCGGTCATCATCGCCGGCCCGGAACTGGCCGAGGCGGCCAAAGCCTGGCGCGTGATGTCCGAGCTGAGTTCGGCCATCGGGGCCATCATCGACCCCGACCAGCTCCTCGAACGGGTGATGGACGTCATTCGCGAGGAGCTGCCGGTCGACCACGGTTTCATCCTCATGTACGACAAGGAGAGCGGCGATCTGATCCCCCGCGTGGTGCGATCCCGGCGCAGCATCCAGGCAAGTAAACAGAAGATCACCACCTCCAAGAAGATCATCCAACATGTCATTGACACACGGGAAGCAGTGCTGTGCACGAACGCGATGACCGATGCCCGGTTCGCCCAGGACGCCGCCCAGGACAGCATCCACAGCTTCGGCCTGCGTTCCGTAATCTGCTCGCCAATCATGGTTCGCAGCCAGCTCATGGGTGTGATCCACATCGACTCCGCGGCCGGAGCCCACACCTACACCCGCGAGCAGCTGCGGCTCATGGGCGCCATCGGCCAGATGACCGGCCTGGCAGTCCAGAACGCCGAACTGGTCCATCAGCAGATGCAGACCGCCCGGCTGGCGGCTACCGGCGAAACCGTCGCCTACCTTTCGCACAGCATCAAGAACGTACTCCAAGCCCTCCAAGGCGGCGCCGAAATCGTGGAGATGGGCCTCAAGAAACAGACCCTCGGCACCATCGCCCAAGGGTGGGCTATCGTCCAACGAAACCTGGCCAGCATCATGCAGATGACCCTCAACATGCTCAACTTCAGTAAGACCCGCGAGCCCAACCTCCGGCCGTGCAACCTCAACCACATCGTCGCCGACGTGGTCATCGGCCTGCAGCGCAAGGCCGACGAGCAACAGGTCATGCTCCTCACCGACCTCGAGGAACCATTCCCCCCGATCCCCCTCGATGCCGACGGCATCGAGCAGGCGGCAATGAACCTGATCTCCAATGCCATCGAGGCCGTGGCCGCCAAGACCGGCGTCGTCAACGTGTCAACCCGTTTCAACGCCAAGGAGGCCATCGCCGACCTGATCGTCTCGGACAACGGCCCGGGAATCGAGCCCACCAAGATCGAAAACCTCTTCGAGCCGTTCAAGTCAACCAAGGGACAGGGGGGGACCGGCCTCGGGTTGCCGGTCGCTCGCAAGATCGTCCGTGAGCATCACGGACGCATCGTCGTGGAGAGCACCTCCGGCAAAGGCACTGTCTTCCGCGTCCGGCTGCCCGTCCAGCAAATGCCTCAGGCAAGCGGCGAAACGTACTCGAACGTCGACTAGCACGGCGCGCAAGCGATCCTTCACCCCATCCAACCTCGATCGCCCCGCTGGGCCCCAATTCAGCACCGGTGCTGAAGAGGGAAATCACACGAGGAACCAAGGCGGCGC
The Phycisphaerae bacterium genome window above contains:
- a CDS encoding DUF2961 domain-containing protein, with protein sequence MRTTPTWMLVCCAGLTTAIRSPGSDFSSLSKLDHGKVRAENGLWIETPLERQFKSGKEVVVADVKGPGVITMIHFALPNWSVGKPKEYTLGRELLIKMWWDGEAEPSVNCPFVDFFCDPAGFRQQVNTALVNKRRGWNAYFPMPFRQSARITLVYEGPQEAGETLWAMMPCYSYVMWRSLDSVPADQGYFHAHWRQRGLLIGKEQYVALEAKGRGKFVGWNVTMRRPGSPAYPVDMNEKFRVDGEKEASVEFQGIEDSFGFSWGFPENENVFPLAGYWPFKQGAMAYRFFIHDSISFEKSLDVAIGFGEKEDPMFHREFSKPGSTMQFSSTVYWYQAEPHAAFPPMPAAAEREPAPEDPFWPDKEQLPSEQSLRDRHVKLHVMCGRPKKEVFFAEPGFGMTPHTGYTFAGWPLPVYHTRADNTELKIDLTVPKGAAGTLRLYILDPDTFEGGRRQQVFIGDQDLGTFERFQEGKWIETGVTSPQTEDGRLAIRIKNLSARSNAVLSVIEWIGAR
- a CDS encoding response regulator, which produces MAEPFDGKNILIVDDDPDILVAIEAAFKDIGATITTATDGNTATTKAQDAGIDLIILDAMLPQRSGFLVLEKLKGKKPRGSKPYVIMITANTGKRHQQWAESLGADGYINKPFRMDRLIESAKNLLAKG
- a CDS encoding chemotaxis response regulator protein-glutamate methylesterase, whose translation is MNLTRVLIVDDSAVVRKILATTLGSDPRIEVVGAATDGRDALVKIHSLRPDVVTLDVEMPRLNGLGVLERVPSRAPVAFVMVSSLTQSGARITMEALHKGAFDFVTKPRPGRMTGSADFRTRLCERVLAAARNKYRRRVISSRTIPTNAPSLPPSQVRGWVVAIGISCGGPQTLMEMLPAFPSDFPPILLTQHMPAAFTSSFARYLNAASSMTVVQATHLARIESGHVYVAPGNRHLRINRRNASLVIELDDGPKVSGHRPSADTLFDSVARTCGPFAIGIIMTGMGADGAQGLRQMRQNGAWTIAQDEQTSLVYGMPKEAVRIGAADGVVPLPKIPLTVARLMSRGPKKATTSPQTQSLQLSIT
- a CDS encoding polysaccharide biosynthesis protein, encoding MSDASAIRRLTWRPYPFIWRSLLLHSVVFALCLFLSFMAAYGPYPPERNSVFDFGSGYYYYHPAADKGTGTGQELVYWFSREFLTFLPVALVIKIAVFGFLGIYRESWRYVGLSDVFRITTASYISAFLCVAMAYLGTYVLIPAGVLSEPPAKWVPDRVLLLDWFFTMVLVASARISYRLYYEKVYDPTDASGTRLLIVGAGDVGDSILREVVRDTTARYHVIGLLDDNPRKHGTRIRGVDVLGPPEALPTIAEKQEVQEVLFAMPDAPQKRIRELVNRCTRQGLNLRFRTVPAVSDLIAGRVEISQIKPVDIEDLLGRDPITLDSDAIGDYLRDKVVLVTGAGGSIGSEMCRQICRFKPRRLLLLERMENALFEINRQLARSFPDIDRVPCVADIGDFDRIRQILRTERPTAIFHAAAHKHVPMMEWNPGEAIKNNIVGTRVLADAANEHGIAKFVMISTDKAVNPTSVMGCTKRVAEMYVQQLSAATGGKTEFVTVRFGNVLGSSGSVVPIFKEQIARGGPVTITHRDMVRYFMTIPEASQLVLQAGAMGKGGEIFLLDMGEPVRILQLAETLITLCGLRPKDDIEIVETGMRPGEKLFEELSITGEDVSRTAHPKIGIIKKRPEDFNRVCQRIQLLVSIADTATSEEIRRELQATVPEYTPSVPAPAPRPAAAPDRTHLSLAGNSPNPEPNRASPSPR
- a CDS encoding FHA domain-containing protein yields the protein MATLMVLQGPDKGRTYRTLNEIAVLGRESDQIPLTDRTVSRRHAELHPENGDWVLHDCNSVNGSYVNGVRIRKPVKLKHGDQIKIGATLLVYAGDQSRTELSPAHSPRDLVDLDVSSANMDSAILSSVSSEESVIIAGPELAEAAKAWRVMSELSSAIGAIIDPDQLLERVMDVIREELPVDHGFILMYDKESGDLIPRVVRSRRSIQASKQKITTSKKIIQHVIDTREAVLCTNAMTDARFAQDAAQDSIHSFGLRSVICSPIMVRSQLMGVIHIDSAAGAHTYTREQLRLMGAIGQMTGLAVQNAELVHQQMQTARLAATGETVAYLSHSIKNVLQALQGGAEIVEMGLKKQTLGTIAQGWAIVQRNLASIMQMTLNMLNFSKTREPNLRPCNLNHIVADVVIGLQRKADEQQVMLLTDLEEPFPPIPLDADGIEQAAMNLISNAIEAVAAKTGVVNVSTRFNAKEAIADLIVSDNGPGIEPTKIENLFEPFKSTKGQGGTGLGLPVARKIVREHHGRIVVESTSGKGTVFRVRLPVQQMPQASGETYSNVD